From one Peredibacter starrii genomic stretch:
- a CDS encoding di-heme oxidoreductase family protein: protein MKSLLILLLALATSAYAEVAPELDASEEFPGGTGTTSDLSVQAYSHPMSGTQSRERREFTLGNSFFNTVWVASPSSTTVRDGLGPIYNAVSCSSCHFKDGRGRGLPETEGKVDVSLLFRLRIKTLNEGIIPHPIYGGQFQPQGIMGVPGEGEVVVRYETIRIQYPDGFFAELLKPVYDFIKLNFGPLGENTVRSPRVAPQMSGLGLLETISEQDILRKEDPYDMDGDGISGRANYVYSATHQSQKLGRFGWKAGKATLNDQNAAAFNGDIGITSSLHPDEDCTETQTDCLKNHTELDIDDARLNNVTVYTQLLSVPVRRDFSKPEVQRGRSTFYKINCIGCHTPSYTTGTNSNLEILKNQKIYPYTDLLLHDMGDALADDKDEVTNEDLATTREWRTPPLWGLGLTQTVNGHTRYLHDGRARNLEEAILWHGGEAQKSKEAFLELTNSERSDLIMFLNSL, encoded by the coding sequence ATGAAGTCACTACTTATACTTCTTCTAGCGTTAGCAACTTCTGCTTATGCGGAGGTCGCACCTGAATTAGATGCCTCGGAAGAATTTCCTGGAGGAACGGGTACAACTTCTGACTTATCAGTTCAGGCCTATAGTCATCCGATGAGTGGAACACAAAGTAGAGAACGTCGTGAGTTCACTCTTGGTAATAGTTTCTTTAACACCGTTTGGGTCGCCTCGCCCTCTTCAACAACAGTCAGAGATGGTTTGGGTCCGATCTATAACGCTGTTTCTTGTAGCTCTTGTCACTTCAAAGATGGTCGCGGACGTGGTCTTCCTGAGACGGAAGGCAAAGTCGATGTTTCACTTCTATTCCGTTTAAGAATCAAAACGTTGAATGAAGGCATCATTCCGCATCCCATTTATGGCGGCCAGTTTCAGCCCCAAGGGATTATGGGAGTGCCAGGCGAAGGCGAAGTAGTTGTTCGATATGAAACAATCAGAATTCAATATCCAGATGGATTCTTTGCTGAGCTTCTAAAACCGGTTTACGATTTTATTAAATTAAACTTCGGCCCGTTAGGCGAAAACACCGTTCGCTCTCCTCGTGTTGCTCCTCAAATGAGCGGTCTTGGACTTTTGGAAACCATCTCTGAACAAGACATCCTTAGAAAAGAGGATCCTTACGACATGGATGGAGATGGAATTTCTGGTCGAGCAAACTATGTCTATTCGGCAACTCATCAGTCACAAAAACTAGGTCGATTTGGATGGAAGGCCGGTAAAGCAACTCTGAATGATCAGAATGCTGCTGCTTTTAATGGTGATATTGGAATTACCAGTAGCTTGCATCCAGATGAAGACTGTACTGAAACTCAGACAGACTGCTTAAAGAATCACACTGAACTAGATATTGATGATGCTCGATTAAACAATGTTACTGTTTATACGCAACTTCTCTCAGTGCCCGTTCGTCGTGATTTCTCAAAACCAGAAGTTCAACGAGGACGCAGTACTTTTTATAAAATCAATTGTATTGGCTGTCATACTCCGAGCTACACCACTGGCACGAACTCAAATCTGGAGATTCTCAAAAATCAGAAGATTTATCCTTATACCGATCTTCTCCTTCATGACATGGGAGATGCTCTCGCGGATGATAAAGATGAAGTAACAAATGAAGATCTTGCCACCACTCGAGAATGGCGAACACCTCCGCTTTGGGGTCTGGGGCTAACTCAGACTGTGAATGGACATACTCGTTATCTTCACGATGGACGAGCGAGAAACCTTGAAGAGGCCATATTGTGGCATGGTGGAGAGGCCCAAAAATCGAAGGAAGCTTTTTTGGAACTAACGAACTCTGAAAGATCGGACTTAATAATGTTTTTAAATAGTTTATAA
- a CDS encoding sensor histidine kinase — MIKSRSLMLTTMVASLATFALGIHFIENNSYLMNVWTDFFWSSSSLICAIRCFKTSGKMEVHSLKQSWKWLGIGASSWTIGMVIWSWRQLVENVVVPFPDISTYFFLALVPCIVTALIHYCWNVSHKENKLTTLADIGISLCVISFVCIILFYRPILEYQGSKFYLIMVLAYPCLYITSLFFATLQIWESRPINKLSYTLLMVGLACLAGVNIAYAYGLLNRFYEPGHMLDVLWSVGFYFFFWAAAEEEQQSKTKTPSSPSLLKPNLVRALFPGLTLLFVIIAAYTYQSGFKGIETLMLLIVVIFTMLIGLRAWISQNAQFNLQTISEQNSKKLDAVIQQMPAGLVIIDTDSGKVVFCNNQAEDILKGDLSHLSELTKDGEEVDLNLANDQKITVLRQISKVETKFKERFSVLTFIDITEKKQVYEEMKRVAQIREDFLLLVSHELKTPLTTLKLGMQFVQKKTTDESMKKVIQPCLEEIRRFENLTNDLIDISNIDAGRLSLDPEKINLKEVVSNVLSRFEFELTSKKYELVFKRMEDVSGQWDQLRIEQVIINLLNNAIKYGGQKPIEVSVYKDRGDAVFSIRDHGPGVTAEEKERIFNKFERASSTKHFGGFGIGLFVSKTIVNAHKGTIAVDTADGGGAVFTVRLPIL, encoded by the coding sequence ATGATAAAATCCCGTTCATTGATGCTAACAACAATGGTGGCCTCCTTAGCAACTTTTGCTTTGGGGATTCATTTCATCGAAAACAACAGTTATCTAATGAACGTATGGACGGATTTCTTTTGGTCCAGTTCCAGCCTCATTTGCGCGATCAGATGTTTTAAGACTTCCGGGAAGATGGAAGTTCATTCTTTAAAGCAATCATGGAAATGGTTGGGTATTGGAGCGTCCTCATGGACCATTGGAATGGTCATCTGGAGCTGGAGACAATTAGTTGAAAACGTCGTGGTACCTTTTCCGGACATATCCACTTATTTCTTCCTGGCCTTAGTTCCTTGTATCGTCACAGCATTGATTCACTACTGTTGGAATGTTTCCCATAAAGAAAATAAACTTACAACTTTGGCCGATATCGGAATCAGCTTATGCGTGATCTCTTTTGTCTGCATTATTCTGTTTTACCGTCCCATTCTGGAATATCAAGGTTCTAAATTTTATCTGATCATGGTTTTGGCCTATCCATGTTTGTACATTACATCCCTGTTCTTTGCGACCTTACAAATTTGGGAGTCTCGCCCAATCAATAAGCTCTCGTACACTTTGCTTATGGTTGGTCTGGCTTGTTTGGCAGGAGTTAATATTGCTTATGCCTATGGTCTTCTTAATCGCTTTTATGAGCCAGGCCATATGCTTGATGTTTTATGGTCTGTGGGATTTTACTTCTTCTTTTGGGCCGCTGCTGAGGAGGAACAGCAGAGTAAAACTAAAACACCTAGCTCGCCTTCGCTTTTAAAACCAAATCTCGTAAGAGCACTATTCCCCGGATTGACCTTATTATTTGTCATTATCGCGGCCTATACCTATCAATCAGGATTCAAAGGCATTGAAACCCTAATGCTTCTGATTGTTGTTATTTTTACGATGTTGATTGGTTTAAGGGCCTGGATTTCACAAAATGCTCAGTTCAATCTTCAAACGATTTCGGAGCAAAATTCTAAGAAACTAGATGCGGTCATTCAGCAGATGCCGGCGGGACTGGTGATCATTGATACGGACTCCGGAAAAGTAGTATTTTGTAACAATCAGGCCGAAGATATTTTGAAGGGGGATCTTTCCCATTTATCCGAACTCACTAAGGACGGGGAAGAAGTGGATCTGAACCTGGCCAATGATCAAAAGATCACGGTGCTGAGGCAGATTTCAAAGGTTGAAACTAAATTTAAAGAGCGCTTTAGCGTACTGACTTTCATCGATATCACAGAGAAAAAACAAGTCTATGAAGAGATGAAAAGAGTCGCCCAAATTCGGGAGGATTTTTTACTCTTAGTTTCACACGAACTTAAGACTCCTTTGACGACCTTGAAACTTGGTATGCAGTTCGTACAGAAGAAGACAACTGACGAAAGTATGAAAAAGGTCATTCAGCCTTGCTTGGAAGAGATCAGACGTTTTGAAAACCTCACGAACGACCTCATCGATATTTCAAATATCGATGCCGGTAGACTCTCGTTGGATCCTGAAAAAATCAATCTCAAAGAAGTGGTGAGCAATGTGCTTTCGCGCTTTGAGTTTGAATTGACCTCTAAAAAATACGAATTAGTCTTCAAACGAATGGAAGATGTTTCTGGTCAATGGGACCAACTTCGAATCGAGCAAGTCATTATCAACCTTTTGAATAATGCAATTAAGTACGGTGGACAGAAACCGATTGAGGTTTCAGTCTATAAAGATCGAGGAGACGCTGTCTTCAGTATCCGTGATCATGGTCCAGGTGTGACTGCTGAAGAAAAAGAAAGGATCTTCAACAAATTTGAAAGGGCCTCTTCTACGAAACACTTTGGAGGATTTGGTATTGGTCTCTTCGTTTCCAAAACAATTGTGAATGCCCATAAGGGAACAATCGCCGTTGATACTGCTGATGGTGGGGGAGCGGTTTTTACTGTGAGATTACCAATTCTATAG
- a CDS encoding response regulator, with protein sequence MTNNTILVVDDEELLRNALVFQFKREGFNVLSASNGKEAFEIIKTNKIDAVVSDIQMPGGNGIELLKDVKNYDVEIPVLVFITAFADLTEADAYDMGANAIFSKPFDRKALVKCIKDAVTHKGRTWKVPSGEAAELKTLSGKNVAAVGRGGVFVSLDEPNYSTGEQLMVSLSAQIGTETVELKGKAQVRWTRTQAADGPTGVGLEFLHLEPDSIPAYDRWLDSHSVRPYIPKK encoded by the coding sequence GTGACAAATAACACGATTCTAGTGGTAGATGATGAAGAACTTCTTCGAAATGCACTTGTTTTCCAATTTAAACGCGAAGGTTTCAATGTGCTTTCTGCGAGTAATGGGAAAGAGGCCTTTGAGATTATTAAGACCAATAAAATTGATGCTGTTGTTTCAGATATTCAAATGCCCGGTGGAAACGGAATTGAGTTGTTAAAAGACGTTAAAAACTACGATGTGGAAATTCCGGTTTTAGTTTTTATCACTGCCTTCGCTGATCTCACCGAAGCAGATGCTTATGATATGGGTGCAAATGCGATCTTCTCAAAGCCGTTTGATCGAAAGGCCCTCGTTAAATGTATTAAAGATGCTGTTACTCACAAAGGTCGTACCTGGAAGGTTCCTTCCGGCGAGGCCGCCGAACTTAAAACATTATCAGGCAAAAATGTGGCCGCGGTGGGAAGAGGGGGCGTTTTTGTTTCGCTGGATGAGCCGAACTACTCGACTGGTGAACAATTAATGGTCTCTCTTTCTGCTCAAATCGGAACTGAGACAGTTGAACTGAAAGGAAAAGCACAGGTCAGATGGACTCGTACTCAGGCCGCCGATGGTCCGACTGGTGTAGGGCTTGAGTTCCTTCATCTGGAGCCGGACAGTATCCCGGCTTACGATCGATGGCTGGATAGTCATTCGGTAAGACCTTATATTCCTAAAAAGTAG